The genomic stretch ATGGACAGCTACAATGTCAGAAACAGTGTATGggtcatatcccatattacctttctgGAATACCGCGTGTACTTTTTTCCGAGagcctttctcgaaatagctgtatacagaaAAGGGAAAGGCGCGCAAGAACTTATATAGTTTATTGGTACTTGATGTCGCGGGTCTTTCATTTCGCGTTTTTCTCGCTTGTTAAGAAACTGCGAAATTAAAGACACCTGAATTTAAAtcctcgcgaaatttaatgccgGTGTCGAAAATTcactgagaaaaatgaaaatatcaatGTTAATGTGACAACCAATATATATATCGATAAGTAAAAAAATctggttttagtttttttcacttcctttttgTATCTTCGATTGTGACAACGTTTTAACTCCTAAAGACTAATTTTTTAAATAggtgttttgctttttctaGTGTTAAAAGGATATTTTAAATTATGCACTTtgctttttccaatttatttcgAAATTTAAGAAAGTTCAGAGTCATttcgaaaaataaaatgaagttgagtAATTTAAAAACAGGTTTATTGCTCGAACTGAAAATTGCTCcatcttctttttattttcgttctgcAGGTCGTCACTGTTGTATCAGTCCTCGACTGTTTAGAAGCATTTTCAGCAGAAAACACCAGCTCCGTTTCTTAGACTGTACACAATGTGACTGGGTCACTGATGATAGTATCCAGATTGTTGCTGAGAACTGCCCCTTTATGGAATCTTTAACGCTCGCAAAGTGTCGCAATATCCAAGGGAAATCATTATCAAGTCTATTGAGCAACTGCCCAAAGCTAAAGACGCTCATATTAGAAGGGACCCATATAAAAGACGAATACCTGGGAACAGCCGACTGGGAAAACACCAATATCATTGAGTTAAACGTGCTAAGCTGTTATCGACTGTCATTTTCCGGCTTTTCAGCGGTATTACCAAAACTAAAGCGCCTGCGCTACTTAAAGTGCGCGCTGACCGATGAAATTCTTCGTCTCATAGTGGACGGCTTTCCGTTGTTAgaggttttctttcttcatcgACGCTATCCAGTTACCGTTCAAAGCGTCAGTGATTTGCTCTTTCACTGTCCGAGTGTTACCTGCTTAGATATTTCATCTATTCCATTAGCGTTTGTTTATTTTGAGACCTTTTTACCCCGTATGCCCCGGCTTCAACAGTTAAGCTTTGCAGGTAACGAACTCTTGGGTACAGAGAACATTATACGTTCGCTTGCAAGAAATTGCATTGACTTACAAGTGAtatgtgttaattattttcaCTCGACAAACAACTTCGAAATCGAGCGCTCCTTTGTATTTTTGCTTCAAAGATGCCGTAAGCTCAAGGAAGTTATTTTAAACGGTTTGTTCGTGAACAATTTAGTTGTTTCTATACGGAGCTTAGGGTGTTATGTGTGCGATAGAGAGGACATATTGGTAGcagaaaataaacacttttttcttcCTGGACCTCAAAACAGTCTTGATAATGTCAAGTTATAGGATTATACAATACTGTTACTTAAagcatagttaatagagggaatggttatgaaacccgacaaagttctttgttgtatgtttttgttctcttttttggccttgaccctgcacaaaacacaatagttgtttactccgtactgatgaactaaccaatagaaacgtgctggttacgtaattcatgcataacgtatgaacgtaaaacaaaagattgtgcagggtcgtggaccttctaacataaatcttgccatctttgtttgctcctttgatgtttgccgggcttcataaccagtcacccCATTAACTATGAGATTGCCATAGGTAGGGCTTTTTCACCAGTATatgaaagaacaataaaataagataaCAAAACACCCCTGATTCCGCTGAATTTTAGGTGTGAAGTAAAATGTTCCCATTTATAGTAAAAGAAAGGATATAGTCGTCACATTTACATATTTGCTTTTTAACTCTGCGAGCTTTCGCATTTGTATACAAACTTCACGTTTCGTTTGCTAGTCATGATTTCTCAAAAGTGATCTAAAGTGACAGTTACAGGTTATGACGAGACTATTAATTTTATACAAAATGATGCAAGGGGTCTGGAAATTAGATTAAGAATTCCAAATTCTTAACAGTAATGAATTCAAAAGGAAGCAGCTAATAAAACATCAGCTTTTCACTGCTGATGTTGACATCAGGAGCTGGCTTAAGATCTTGCGTAAACGATGTTTCATTTTATCTTGCAATAGTCCGGGAGCTAGGGCCGTTTTGCTCAACCCAGAGGACAGAAAAGGTTTGTCGAGGGAATTTGATAGATTAAAGCACCCTCTTGTTGGCTAAGTAGTTCGTGGTCCTAAAAAactcgccaacatttgacaaattaaaagagttGGAATAGCAGCGATGAACAGCGCGAATTCCGCACTTTTTGgatgacgttttcgctgccgtttcTGTCGTCTTTGCTTACAGTGAAAATAAGTTtatcatgaaagcgaggctgaaaGTTGAAACCAAACAAATTCTCAGAAACGCACTCCACAAGAAAACCAACATGCTTATATTTCTCCTTCTGAGACGTCTCCAAGATATACTTTAAACAAAACCACCGCCGTTTTAGTAATAGTGAGCGATATGATAAATACCGTCCTCTTGTGGAGATGTGTCACAGTATCTTTGTTCAACGGGTGATACAATCTTGAAGGTTTTTTATGGAGTATGCTGAGTGTTTTTCGTGTTTAACGATCCATTTTCAGACAAAAGGAacttatttctttcaaattgttCCATTTGTTTACGAAAAATCCAGGGCTAAGCTAAGAAAAAAGGAGCCGTTGGTAGGAGATTAAGGGAAGATAATCGCCAcctttcaaaccaaaatttTTCACAATATCACAGAAAATATGTACACCCCAGAGCATCCTACTGAGGGGTCGgaacttttaaaaataccctttcatatccttatccttttaaaaatatcgtcAAGGAATCAATAAATATGTGTTCTATGTAACCAACTGGAAAACGAAAATTAAGAAGCGTAAATTCGTCaaagatttcaaaaaaagtAGTGTATCGCATTTACAAATACTTACTTCTTTCTTTTACTCCCATATTTGAGTTATAGTATTTTCATAATAATGTCCGTGATGGAGGAATATCCCTTATGAAATTCATTTATTCTTTCTTAACTCTTTCAGTAGCGGCTATTTCAGCTATATTTCATACAAACTTAAAAGGGGAAGTAAATAACGGACTACTTTCTTAAAATCTTCAGGTCAGAAATCATTGCGTGAATTCGTCAATCTGATTCAATATCCATTTTCCAGTTACAGATAAGACATATaaaatttttcttcaagtttgtctgtCGCTTCTCTCAcaaatttgaagcaaaatgTCAAGTTAATACGGGAAAATACCTCTCCTGTCAATGAtgagtaacaaaaaaaaatgaaacatatTTATCGATAATTACTGTTCCTTTATGATATTTTAGTTTTGTTGGTTATGTagttttttcctattttttgtaATAAAGGGTCAGGGTGTTCTGGGGGGAGTCCGACCCGTTGGGGGTGTTCCTGGGTGTGTCGGGGTGTCCTGAGATAGTGTTCTGGGAGTGTTCCGGGCctagggcccgtttctcgaaaagcccggaaacttttcgggcccgaaggcaaatttattaaaaatcaaaacttgttgaatagtagcacagttcctggcttacaaaccagtcaattttgctttgttaactgatagtttcattgtgtCATTGTTAAAATTCTTGaagctttgatcttgaatgtaaataCAGCAAGCACAAAATAGCTCTCCAAGCCCAAAAAGCtcccgggactttcgagaaacaggcctcCTGGTTTTGCAGACAACCAACGTTTGTatgacgtttgtatggtggagTCGTGTtcgtgcacccccccccccccccccccacattcAATCGTCTGTTATATTTCACGATTTTGTTAAGCAATAGCTTCTCTCGCTTTTAACGTACcatctttttaaaataactttcctaatttaaaggcgctctttccagcagTGTTAATGGATATTCACTGACTGGCTTTTATTAAAACGTGTAGCCTGGCGAtatcgctaaaaaaaaaaaaaaaaaacgcttgctatgcaagCTAGGTAAAGTGCAACGTGAACTCCTTACCAGTCGGCTACCAATAGGGTACTAACAAGGGTCCTGGGTACTACATAAACTACAACATATGTGTAattagggagtttacgcaacgacaacggcgacggctacgaaaacgtcacctaTAAAGTGAATctgcgctgcctcaaactttatcgtgtttattccatctcgtttaattcgtcaaatgttggcaaagttttttggagttgaattcttaaggactgcatcaaagttcaggaaaagaaaaagaaagttgttgtcttttgttcccgtcctcgacagaacgtgaaattaggcagtttcacgttgtagtcgtgcaacggcggcagagaaatgtacaaaaaagcgtgatgcacgtgtaaagttgttgttgtttgtcatgTCTAAACCTAtcgctttccttttttttttgccattcttaTTGCCGTCGTTGTAGTCGTTGTGTTAACTCCATATTATGTAGGATCATGTAGTTTTAGCTGCAACCAGCAAGTGAAGCAAGAATTTCAGAAGAAGTCTATAAATCTTCCCAGAAACAGTCTAGACTTCAGTTCCCAAGAGCCaggactagcctgtgtacagacgcccccctCCCCTGGGGAGAGAGAGTCTTTctccccgattttttctgaggggagggggcgtctgtacacaggctaagccAGCACGCCCATTTTACTTTAGGGAACAGATTTTTGGGGCCAGATCCACTGGGTTCCTCTGAGCAATGTGAAAATAGTTACAATGATCTCCTCGATGGTACTAGATTTTTGCCTCTCCTCCCATCCAACCCCGACTCCACCCTCCTCCGGAGAGCTTATTGAAGGTAAATCCGCTGAGTGTGTTTAATGCAGGCTCTCACTACGTGGGCGCTCGTCCCCAGTGTTTTCTCGTTTTGTTATCGTGCTATGCATAGGCAGCTGAACTGGCCTCATGCAAACAGCTGAAAATTGGTGAGCAGTTCATTGTATCGGAATTCAAACCCATTGCTGAAATACAACTATATAACCAAGAGATGCTCAGAAAGCACTTCATGCTTTCGGTGGAACGAAAAGTTTCAAGACCTGGTTGACATTCTTCATGGCGTGTTGAAGCGCGTTCCGAAGGACAACCGTACCACGAGGATCAACAACACATGTAAGTCTTTCGAGGTATTCTTAGATCTTAGCGACGTAATGGCCTAATTTTTAAAGAGAAGTGGAGTAATTGTACTGTAAACTTTCAGAACACTGCCGAAAAAGAAGGGGCTTGCCTTTTTATCTGTCTTACAGATATGATGTAACTTAATACTTCTGTATCGTCGATCAATTACTAAATTCCGAAAGCAGTCAGAGTGCAGCGTTTAACGTCGTTTGCCCAGGTGTTTTTTAGGCTTGTGTCGTCTGAACGCACCAAAAGTCAAGTTCTATGGAGCCTTTTGTGGCGTACTTTAGTGTGCTTATTTAACTTATTTAACTTTAACTTATTCAATATGCCAGCTGGGTTGTGTCAGAGAAAATTCCACTTCCATACACCCAAATATTTGTACAATAAACAAACATgagtaaattttgaaaaattcatAAGCggttatttattcaaaattatccaagaaaaatCATGTAAGCATGTGTAATCTTATGAATAATATGCCTgaaaaaattactgcaataaACATGTAGGAATTACATGTAGGAATGTGTGACCATCGATTTTACACCATTAAAGCCTTTTACAGAAAACTCAGATTACAATATAATAGTCAGCAAAGATACACAGGGGCAGAGCAGCAGTTTACAGGCTTGTTTACAACAGATTGTGATGTTAACAAATCCTTTAAAACATTCTTCTTTGAGCTGGTActgaaatgtttacaaacaCAAGGCGAGGCACCTCCCCTTTTGTTGCACAAATTTAGTGATGATGTTATCAACATTAACATCAGTTTCTCTGTGTTTATAAATCGCCAAGGATTAAACCGTTCATCTTTCATTGTAATACGTAGCaaagtttttattcttttcatcgAGGTGAAACTGCATTCAGCAGCACACACCAAATAGGTTAAGTAATGGAATTGTCTTAACTGCCGCATACATTCCTGGAGAGAAAGCGGCAGTGGTTTGATCAAGTACTTCCACAAGAGTCTCTGAAAGAGATCATCAGGTAGCCTGTTTGACCATCTCCATCTTGTAAACTCTTGCTTGGAGGCAGTTAGATCCGTTCCCTTGACTTTTGAGTTTTTCCCGTTTTTCAATCATGAGCATGGGAATGGAACAAACAATTTTAGTCAGCATTTATTTGCTTTCAGTTGTTCCCTATATCTTTAATGTTTgttattgaaaacaatactGCATCTGTTCACTAGGGGTAAATTTCCTGCAAAATTCTTGTTGATACTGCGACACACGTGCCGCTATTAGTTTCCTTCAGCTTACCTTGACATGGTTACGTCAATGATTTCCCAGTTGAGCAACACATTAAAGTAGTCTTTGATAAACTTTTTCGACATTTATATATACAgagtaaactaaaaaaaagaaagcttttgaaTGGAAAAACTTTTCAGATAAATTTAGAAAGGAATGATAATAAGTCAGGGTCCATTTTTTGTGGCAACAAATCTGTTTGCATGAatttccccagtccccctcCGTTTTTAATGGATTGCCTGAACgtttcaaaaatgttttgaatttatcACATTCCACTAGTCAAAGTGCTGTATTTTTTGTGATGCACAATAAAAGGTTGAGTCATGACACTACAAATGGCTTTTACTTGTACATATGTAACAGACGATCTTTAAAACAAATCCTACCAATTTCTCAAGTACGCATGTGCAGATTTATGTAAAGGACACTCTGTCCCTGAGGTAAAAGTTCAATCAGAATTGGAAAATTAAACAAGACTTaacctgtaagttgaagtttgatggGAATTCTATAATGTGATGAACAGAGTGTGGAGATCACATGAGATAGCATAGTGCATGCGCAAGGCCATTTTTTAACGTTGTGGGTGTGAGAAGAGAAATCACCTCCTACGGATACATTCAAAAGTGTTGTATCGTTAGGACATAAAgtttattttgattaaaaatcCCCGTGGGTGGGAGATGTTATgtctcttctttcaaaaaacaAGCTCCTTACACTTACAGGGATTACATTTCGTTTAACTGCTACTAGACCACTCTGAAAACTTATCAATAAGTTCAGGTGCTGAGTCATTGTTCGCAAATACAGAAACAACATTATTGTGCAGTCATCAGCATATTTAAAACATACAGTCTCTCCATGCACAGTAATCTCTAAGTCATTCAGAAAGGTACTAAATAAATATGCTCTGCTTACACTTCCTTGTGTAGTACCCTTACAATCACGTTGCAAAggaagtcagttttacagcctgccattcgggcaagctgtagctagcatgtactagcccacaagtcatttcagttagacccaaaccctttttgattagcaggattgattacaatccttctgtaatttgaaattccctaaaaaacagcacttgcctgtcACGCAAGTTCAGAACAAAATTCACTCgcttgatagcaaaatccactagccccaggctattgtACACgactttattttattattttgccacacacaatgaattacaagcagaataaaaattataataaataggttaattaacattaaatttaaaatgtgtACATTACTTGGGAGGAgtgactgtggcggggaaatctccaagaagctgagcttatgaggaatagagattttCCCCCAGGGGCAATTTAAATACTAGGCGGCATTttgagaaataaagaaaaaggtcgtttatttaagtatataagtGTGTGTAGAGGAAAATATAGATATGAGGTGTTAAGGTATTTAGGTTGCATTCTGTCTGACCATTGTCTTCCTCAAAATTTCCACGTTTTGAATCAGAGGACGTCTTTGAGCGTGTATCTGCCATGATTATGCAGAtcagaaaactttctttgcacgctgacaATGTATTTACATGCTTCCAATCACAGTTAACATTGTTATATACCACCTTTGCATTCTGTACTGCAATTGACAAGATATAGGTTTGGTAGGATGCCTTTAAGTTTGTTAGAGAATTAAATGCCTTGCTAAAACCCATAGTGAACACCCTAACAGCCACACAATTGGTATCATCCAGAAACTTGCACACTTTATGCTGAATCATAATTAGGGCATCTGTACATGAACCGCCTTCCTTCACCACAATTCTCTGAGCATGAAGGCTGTAGACAACTTTCTCCAAGGCAGGAGTGATGACAGGTGTCACATTGATTCCTGGGTAGTCCCCATTGCAAGGAACTGTTGTTCAGATTCTCTTAAGGTTTTGGTGCATTGAAGTTATGGTCTTAGTGTATGCAGTGGGCATAGTTGCAGGTCAGGCTTCAACTCCTGGATTACAATAGGTGACCCTGAACATctgggtttgtttgttttggtatgACTTGTAGGTTGAAATGTGAGTGACGAATCTGTGTGGTTCATAGCATCAATATATTCAACAGGTGGATTGATTGTCCTCTTTGACCCATATCCAGTAAGAGCAACATTATCAGCTTTAATATCAGGTGTTTGAGTGACAGTTGTTCTAGTGGAGTAAGGGTGGCCAGATAATTAAGAACTGTTAATGCATCCCATACATGTATTTCCCTGTACCTTGGATGGGGTGCTTGGTTCTCAAACAGTCCTATCATAAAACATACTGTAAGGGGGAGTAAACTAAAGTTGTCCCAGTGTTTTGGAAATGGTGGTGAAAGCGCTGCATGTGCAGTATTCAAGGTCGAGTAACTAAGGTTTTTATCATACACATATAAGCTTGTCAGAAATTTGAAAGCCTCACTGATCTTTGGGGAATAACAATCAATCTGCCTTTCACAACAGCCCTGATAATATCTGCAACTTTTCCAGAAAGGTTGTATTTTTTAAGGTTATCGTGAGACAGGATATATCATCAACTGGAGTGTTTTCCAGAGCAGGTGTGGTTCCTGATGGTTTCTTGTCTACGTACAATATCCATGGGTATTAATTGTAAAGCTGAGCCCAGTTGTCTGAAGGCTGAATTGCTCTTACATCtgtaacccaggtttctttttctgttgttcAACAGCACTTTGTCTGATAATTTTCTCCGTTATTTTAAGTGCAtacaatcatcaacttgttgatcAGGCAGGGATCAGGCTGAATGGTGGAAAAGCATAAAAGTTGTAAGCTTTACAGTTAAATGAAAAAGCATCAACAAAGGTCCATCCTAGGTCTGGCTTTCAAGAGCAGTATACATCTGGCTTATGGGTAAGCCTTGTGGCAAATAAGTCAATATTAAGCCCAGTGTATTCTGGTAGGATTACATGGAATACCTGTACTCTGCCGTTAGAGCCCATTCATGTTTATCATGAAGGTTAAGAGACTGGTCATCTGCATCCACATCACAAATTCCTGAGGTATGAACAGCTGAGATCCAGATTTCACATTCAATAGACCAGTCCCACAAATCCCGAGCTATTTCTTCTAGTTCTTAGGAATGAGATTCCCCCATGTTGTTGATATAAAAATGCAACAGCAGTTGTATTATCCAGCTGCAGTTGGATATGACTGTATCGCTTTTTTGTTcagcaaaataattatttcaagccAAACATAGCACAAGGCTGTAATTCTAGTGTGTTGATAATTATGTTTTAGGGCTTCAGATGATGACCATCTACCCCCTATTTTATTACCATTACTAAACACACTGTGCCACTTCTTCTTTGAAGTATGTGAATGTATGATCACAGAAAGCACAGGATAGGAAATGGGCTTATACATGTAGGCAATCCACCACTGCAGTTCCTTTAGGGACACAGCTGAGAGCCTCATAGACGTATTGAAGTTCCCTGCATTAGTGGCAAGGGCATTGGTTTTGTCATGTTCAAATACCCTGTAATGGAGGGGATCATACTCAGCCCCTAGGAAATTGGAAATGATAAGGCCAATTACTTGGGCTACCTCTATAATAAGaggttttgtcttttttagacAGTTTGTGGTGAGCTGTTGACATCTTTCCCTTCATGGTAATTGAATTAAGGATGAAACCAAGGAATACAAGTATTTGTGTAGGGCTAAATATTGATTTGGTAGGGTGAAAACCTAGTTTGGTGAACAGTTCCACAGTACTGACAATGCTATACATGTACCTACATTCTGCATTTGTATCTCCCTGCAAGTTCGAGAcatcaatattaattttttttttgcaataatgaaATCAGAATACAAGAATACAGAAACATCACactaaaagagaaagaaagaaaaaaactaaatggAAATTATTTATGTTACGATACTTATactaataaattatttacaataacaatgattatcatcaacatcagcATCAGGGAGATTAAACGCTCAGATGAAGCCTCAACTTCTTCTGTGATGTCAACAGAGATCTGCTCAGGTCTTTAGTCGAGAACAAAGAGTGCAGATTCCTTTGCCACTTCTTCGGCATGTTCAacacaaagccgacacaacggTTGAAACTAGGGACTTTTAGCATCAACAAAGGTGACGGCAGCGAAAtagtcacttttaaaatgaattggcgttttttccaacttttcgcATTTATTTCTATTCACTGAAAATAGCTAATGTAGgccaatttccctggagttgatttctttgagaccgcactcaagtttagaaagggATAGAAAAGTTTGTCGTCggttgtttacgtccttcatagaacgtgaaactaggcattttcacgtcgtagtggtgcagtaacggcaaagaaatgtacaaaaaaacgtgaCGCACGTGCAAACTAGTTGTTTTGCTCGACAataaacctactgcttttttgacgttctcgttcccgtcgccttcgtcgttgctaaaactccctactgACATTTCGCGAACAAAGAGTTTTCGCGCGTGTGTACTAGTACCAAATCTAAGTCAGATGTCTTTTTCCggcatttcttagttttttcacGTGAGTATATCAAAATTACTTAAACCTGCTGCAGATGAAACTTGCATTTAGTTTGATGGATAGTCTTTGTGTGTTTCAAAGGTGTgctctttttgtttaatttgacgacgaaagtagccaggggccatGCTCtgagtagccgggggaaatccccggcccctggcccttagtgacaaccctgaaatCTGTTAGTGCATCGGCACTATTGGGCTTCTTTCCCTTTCCTATGGCACACTCTATAATCGCAAATTTGGCTCACATTTAGCGAGTTAGCTTGTGGGAATTTCGAACCCTGATGTTTTGAATTTGTGGAGGCGTACTCTCAAAAAACCTTCATACCTCTTTTGAGTACTTTTCCGTACGCATCCCATGAGGCCTTTGGGATTTTGAGAGTGAAGTTTAAATACACAATTGCACCACGAGATTTTGTCATGATTGGTGTTTTGCAAATTAACTTTTACCTCTCTACAATTACCATTCAGGGATTCCTTGTCAAGTATCAGCTTCTCCAAATTCGTTTTAATTTCTGTTAGGACCCTCCATATGTCAGTCAAAGAAGGAGTTTTATTCCCGCTTTTGTCAGATGCCATTGCTGCAGTCTGAGTTGTATGCTTCAACTTCTTTGTGATGGACAGTTGAAGGACCTTTAAAACTTGTTGAACTACCTATTgtaacttctttctttttcttcttccagaTTTTGTTACACTCGTCTAAATTCACATATTAGATTATTCTGTTCCTCTCTAATGAGCGAGTTCACTAACAGACGTCCATCATTGACAGCCACTTCATCCAGTctcctttttttgtaaatttattaatAACCCCCTTGCTTTAAAGTACTTTGTTTAGTATTTACAGAGAAAAACTATTGAAAGATTCACTTGACCCTACAACTACatagcaaaaaattaatattgcaCAAATGTAAAGTTTGTGATAATACAGACATCTTCAACAAAAGACGATTTCAGCATAATATACTAAAGGTGTTTCTTTGCCATCTCAGGCATACATAGTACAATTTGTAACAAACTGGGTATTGCTTACTGACACTGTACTGATAGTGCGCTTTTGAGGGCGACTTTTGGAAGAGTTTTAcacgaaaaatattttttttaattggttgcatttcttcttctcttgaCTGTTTCTCTATCACAAGGAAGATACACGAGTCTTTTCCAGCACGTTAAACTTTGCGTGACAATTTTCTTATCAATGAAATAGGCCATGCACAATTTTACCGCAAactaaaaatatgcaaatttggtAGAATCAAATTCAATAATCACACTGTCTTATTGTGCGACGGGGTCCTAATCTCTTTAATTATACTTCTTCAAGTGATGCTTTCTTCTTGACGCAGTGCGAGAAGAGTACAGTTATGTTTCCTACGCAACCTTGCATTTTATTTGCAGAATCGCAGAATTCAACAGAGATTACGTGAAACGCACAAAATTTGTCTGTGACTTGAGCGCATAAGGAGTTTGCATAAGGAATTCACTTACCTGTTATacaattcaacagaaaatacatgaaactcacaaaactgGGCATCCTAGTGAACAAAACTACTTCTTTGTACACTTCAATATTAGAGATAGCAATATTTCCAGGGGTGtgcaaaaattttggaaattccggaggggaggggggtaaatTTGGGGGCTGATTTTGGAAAAtccagaggggaggggggggtcaTACGGCAAATCCCTTCCATGGgggtggtatggatattttctggaaccacacatttaaataacagtgcatttacagcagtaaaaagggatgcaaagttctaaacaaagtatgtgaaagggataccatttgtcagtagaaggtatatgaaaggggcaCCTTTTTTGTGAAgagtggtatataaaagggtaaggggttggaccttggggtggagcctccctgtataaaaaaattttctttgacgtaaattgaaaaaattgattAACATTGTATGCAGTAAGTTTACCAGAGGTGATAATTGTACTCCAAGCTTCtaacacttttaaattttttaaagacaaaacttGAGTACTATGCTGAGCCCTTGGATTATTATTGTCAATGTCATTGTAAGGTTAGCTACAGTGTGTATgttaattttgagaaaatgtgCTGATTATGTGATAATTATACTTACAGGTCATGGTGACTTTGGTGATAAAAACATTAAGTCCATCAAGCCAATGTACTGTGTGTGTGTATAAAGAAGAATTTATTGTTAAAACTAGAGGTATCCTCGAAATGCAATGTTTTCCTCTTGGTGTGAAAGCATGGTTGTTTTTAAAGAGTAGGAGCAGAGCTTGAAAAAAGTCCCATCTGGTCATCCAGAAGAGTGAAAAATCTAAATGTGAAGGTAGCTTAAAATTGATGTGTAGAAGGGGTTTCGATTTTTTGTATGCTTTTACAGTTTCAAAAGTATATTCAACCAGCAGTTATGGTAACTCGAAAAACCCAGTTTTAGTCAACTGAGCGTGCCAAGAAAGTCGtatccgatagcccagggctagtggattttgctatcgggctcgTGATTTTTGTTCTCAACCTGCCTGATGGGcaaatgctgttttttgggaaattcaaattacagaaggattgtaatcaatcctgcta from Porites lutea chromosome 1, jaPorLute2.1, whole genome shotgun sequence encodes the following:
- the LOC140925525 gene encoding S-phase kinase-associated protein 2-like — translated: MDSLPDDVWLEVFSFLSQKDLLRAALVCRTWKRLSRDSSLWSCLDLQPYARSLREDIILRLLNTMFAPLGRQLSLSKNLVTTEILKTIFETCHRLQSLSLNNSRFHSIGPWLERTVDQVETLIFLDLRNASGFAAGIEDILQKAYNLKYLGRHCCISPRLFRSIFSRKHQLRFLDCTQCDWVTDDSIQIVAENCPFMESLTLAKCRNIQGKSLSSLLSNCPKLKTLILEGTHIKDEYLGTADWENTNIIELNVLSCYRLSFSGFSAVLPKLKRLRYLKCALTDEILRLIVDGFPLLEVFFLHRRYPVTVQSVSDLLFHCPSVTCLDISSIPLAFVYFETFLPRMPRLQQLSFAGNELLGTENIIRSLARNCIDLQVICVNYFHSTNNFEIERSFVFLLQRCRKLKEVILNGLFVNNLVVSIRSLGCYVCDREDILVAENKHFFLPGPQNSLDNVKL